A region from the Halomarina litorea genome encodes:
- a CDS encoding MgtC/SapB family protein, producing the protein MQIPVVADGPLLRLMLAAALGLFLGLEREWSHRSAGIRTFSLITLLGALFTVLERDLLLAVGAVLVVLMGAALVVRGLFREDEGLSLTTATSMLIAYGVGVLVGVGLITEGVTVTILSSLLLILKRELHSFAWGLTRKEVRSATEFGVLAFVVYPLLPPGKMPVTVAGLDIAIEPRMVWLLVVSVAAIGIVNYAIVKAYGSRGIAVTGFFGGLASSTAVVGTMLDHVRQRPEAISYAVAAVLLADAAMAVRNLAIVLAFTLGTGPLVGLVVPLGVVIVGSVAVAAFTADWSESIEIDLESPFSTKNALSFGALFAIVLAASAVSQALFGDSGFLLAAALSGLVSSAGATTSAVVLYNGGAIGQQTAILGVMVATVASVLVKAGLTLAGPTRSFGYRVSVWSAGLAVAATGVSLALLV; encoded by the coding sequence ATGCAGATACCCGTCGTAGCGGACGGGCCCCTCCTCCGGCTGATGCTCGCGGCGGCGCTGGGGCTGTTCCTCGGCCTCGAACGCGAGTGGTCACACCGCTCTGCAGGTATCCGCACGTTCTCGCTCATCACCCTGCTCGGGGCGCTGTTCACCGTCCTCGAACGCGACCTGCTGCTCGCCGTCGGCGCGGTGCTGGTCGTCCTGATGGGGGCGGCGCTCGTCGTCCGGGGACTGTTCCGCGAGGACGAGGGGCTCTCGCTGACGACGGCCACCTCGATGCTCATCGCCTACGGCGTGGGCGTCCTCGTCGGCGTCGGCCTCATCACCGAGGGGGTCACCGTCACCATCCTCTCGTCGCTCCTGTTGATCCTGAAGCGGGAGCTCCACAGTTTCGCGTGGGGCCTCACCCGGAAGGAGGTGCGCTCGGCGACGGAGTTCGGCGTCCTCGCGTTCGTCGTCTACCCCCTGCTTCCGCCCGGCAAGATGCCCGTCACCGTGGCGGGCCTCGACATCGCCATCGAACCCCGGATGGTGTGGCTGCTGGTCGTCTCGGTGGCGGCCATCGGCATCGTAAACTACGCCATCGTGAAGGCCTACGGGAGCCGCGGTATCGCCGTGACGGGCTTCTTCGGCGGGCTCGCGTCCTCGACGGCCGTCGTCGGGACGATGCTCGACCACGTCCGCCAGCGTCCGGAGGCCATCTCCTACGCCGTCGCCGCCGTCCTCCTTGCGGACGCCGCGATGGCCGTCCGGAACCTCGCCATCGTCCTCGCGTTCACGCTCGGGACGGGACCGCTGGTGGGACTGGTCGTGCCCCTCGGCGTCGTCATCGTCGGGAGCGTCGCCGTGGCCGCGTTCACCGCCGACTGGTCGGAGTCGATCGAGATCGACCTCGAGAGCCCGTTCTCGACGAAGAACGCGCTCAGCTTCGGCGCGCTGTTCGCCATCGTCCTCGCGGCCAGCGCCGTCTCGCAGGCGCTGTTCGGCGACTCCGGGTTCCTGCTGGCGGCGGCGCTCTCGGGACTCGTCTCCAGCGCCGGGGCGACCACCTCCGCCGTCGTCCTCTACAACGGCGGAGCCATCGGCCAGCAGACGGCCATCCTCGGCGTGATGGTCGCCACCGTCGCCAGCGTCCTCGTGAAAGCGGGACTGACGCTCGCGGGGCCGACCCGGTCGTTTGGCTACCGGGTCTCGGTGTGGAGCGCGGGCCTCGCCGTCGCGGCGACGGGCGTGAGCCTCGCCCTGCTGGTCTGA